A window of the Arachis duranensis cultivar V14167 chromosome 5, aradu.V14167.gnm2.J7QH, whole genome shotgun sequence genome harbors these coding sequences:
- the LOC107488698 gene encoding uncharacterized protein LOC107488698, which yields MDNALWTYKTASKILIGMSPYHIVYGKACHLPVELEHQAYWVTKFLNIDAKAVGEMRLLQLNELDEFRGEACENAKMYKEKTKMWHNKKISTRTFTLGQMVPLFNSRLKLFPGKPKTRWFGPFTITKVSPYGHIEVIEEDSQRKFIVNGQILKYYLGGDIDNQKFI from the coding sequence atggataatGCTCTTTGGACATATAAAACTGCATCCAAGATCCTAATTGGCATGTCTCCTTATCATATTGTCTATGGTAAGGCATGTCACTtaccagtggaactggaacaccaAGCATATTGGGTAACAAAGTTTCTCAACATTGATGCCAAAGCTGTGGGAGAAATGAGGCTGCTTCAACTTAATGAACTTGATGAATTTAGAGGTGAAGCGTGTGAaaatgctaagatgtacaaagAGAAGACCAAGATGTGGCATAATAAGAAGATCTCCACAAGAACCTTTACACTTGGACAAATGGTGCCTCTATTCAACTCAAGGCTCAAACTCTTTCCTGGAAAACCAAAAACAAGATGGTTTGGACCCTTTACTATCACCAAGGTGTCCCCTTACGGCCATATTGAAGTCATAGAGGAAGACTCTCAGAGGAAATTTATTGTGAATGGTCAGATATTGAAGTACTATCTTGGAGGTGACATCGACAATCAGAAATTCATTTAA